The Triticum urartu cultivar G1812 chromosome 5, Tu2.1, whole genome shotgun sequence genome contains the following window.
TTGGTATGAAAACGAGGAATATAAAATTAGAGCATCAAAACAAAGCATGGCCGGCCTTCGCAAAATAATAAAAATATAAGGATGCAGAGCAACTTTCTAACCAGAATGGCACAAGAGTAACAGAATTATCGGTTTCACATGCTCAAACAGCAGTCACTAACTTGGTTTCACGGTTTTGTCACCAGGATTCAAACATAATAGCAGTTCATTACATAGCTTATAGGATAAAGATCAGCCTCGATGAAGCACCACAGTTCGTTGATAATTTCCTAGTCCTTGCTTCCTTTGAGGTTTCCATTCTTAACGGTACTGTTAAACAAGAGTGCAAATTCAGAGATCAGTATAAAGAGATTTTTGATATGCAAAATAAAAGGGATAAAATAAATTAGTCACACACAAACATTCAGGTATTCAGGCACAACAACATATGAATCTGAAAAATAATTTATCCAAACCTAAATTGAAGCATAAACCTACAGTTAATAAGATAAAAGTGGAAATGGAAACAAcaatcttcaaaaggaaaatcaTCTCAGTTTTCTACTAAATCAAACAGTAGTTGTTATGGAAATATATACCTACATAATAGATATTTGCACAATTGCAACACACTCAATGTGTTATGCATTGAAATGGACCGGTGGACACAAAAATTACTTGGAAGTTAACAGTTAGTAAAGTAGTTGAAACTGGGGACAGATGCAACAGAGTAAGACTTATATTGCTGGGAACAACGAACAGAGCTAGTATCATGTAGTCATGCACAACTCAGTACGTTCCAAGATGCCTTATGGTGCCTAGAACTAACACATTGATCAAACAGATACAAAACATTGCAAGGCAGAACAAGAGGTGATGATTGCAAAACTATTATGAGGTGATGATTGCAAAACTAGGTTTACTCTGGCAAGAGGAGCACAACACACACCTATTCtaaatagatgaatctaagatgtCATACATTTCACCACAGTATGTAACAACACATGCTGCCAGATGGTAGTCTCTAGCAAATTAAATCTGGTTCAACCATACCAAGCATATATATTATTCAAAGCAAAGCATGGGGACATACTAGTATTACTCGGCGGCCATCAAATTTAGGAAATCCATGGACAGTGTGGCGTCGCATACCTTGATGAAGCCAATGTCCTTGGCGTTGCTGCGGAAGCACTGCCTGCAGCACATCAGCCCGTACTTGCGGATCAGGCCATGCGAGTTGCCGCAGACACGGCTGCAAGAAAAGATCCAAACCACCACGCGTCAGGGCATAAAACCATCAAGCAATCCAAGGCGCGTGAATCATGTACATCTAACCCGAGCATATAAGATTTAGAGCTAAGCTACGAGCTTGCGCCACGGATCTACAGGTGCGGACATGGAAGCGCCTGTTGCTACCGATCTAGGAGAGGGCGGGGTGCGAGTTTCCAATCGATCAAGAGTAGGGAGTAGAGAGAGGATCATTACCAAACCCTGGATCCGGGGCCGTAGTTCTTGGGGTGCGAGTTCCAGACGTTCGAGTGtcccatggcggcggcggcggcggcgcggcttgCAACTGGAAACCCTACCTTTTGCTCTCGCCTGGCTAGAATGAGGAGGTCGGGTCGCGAGGGCGCTGGGGTTTTCTATATAGGCTGGCAGGCTTCACTTGCTGGGCTCTCACTTGTACACTTGCGAAACTTTGCCGATCGATGGGCTTGCGAATGCATGGGCTGGCCTCACAGCCCGTATTTAAGTAACCACGGCCCGGTAATTGGGGTGATACATCTTTTTGGCGTCTTTTGTTTTTCAAACTCCAAATTTCGTAGTGTTCTTTTTTTTCGCAAGAAAATTTCGTGGTGTTCTGTTCCCTCTTGGTGAACGACACCCACTGCAGACACGGCGTGTGATTTTAACGCTGCCTTCGGGAATCCCCGGTTTGCAACTGAAAAGATACTACCAACAAATACTAACGATGCTTAAAACTGTCAAAAAGGGGGGAATTTCTAGAGATTGACAGAGCAGTCAGGAGTCTCTATACCAAGTATTTAAATCTAAGCCGACACGACTGATATGCAGGCTGATATATCAATTTTAGGGCTCTACGGATATAAATATAACCTATTGTTTTGTAAATATCGTTTTCATACATACTCCCTTCCTCCGAAAATACTTGttatcaaaatggataaaaggagatTTATCTATATGTATTTTAATTTTAGATACatctttttttatttattctgatgacaagtatttttggacGGAGAGAGTATTATCCAATATGAACCAAAATATCTCATCTGCATGTGTTAGTTTATCCTGCCGCCTGATGGTGCTTCTATCACTTTCATCATCGTGACGCAAACAACCGGTATGAAGAACATGCCTGCTcatgtttttgtttttgtttttgaatAAAGACACCCAAAAGGCATCTTAGATCTGGTTAATATCAAGAAAAACAAAGGCCAGTACAAAGAATAGACAAGTGAACGTATAACGACTTGTACAAAATAAAATTACACTATTAAAAAGTATATTAGtctttttcttcctctgattgtACGTCGCCGGCCAGGGATTAAGAATTACACTGAACCAACAACAAAGAAAAACGAAACTTGTGAATGCCCTCGCCATACCAGGTTTTGAAGACCGCAATAGCCACTCGCCCCTTGAGACGAGATTTAAAAATCGTTGAAACATCATATACTGGAGCATCACCCCATACGGGACAGGCTTGCAATGCATCACCATCAGCAGAGAGGGTTCGAGAAACTAGATCAAGAGAACAACACAAAAGAATATGTCGAAGTCGCCACACTAATAGCCAGGCATAAGCTCTCCTTGGAAGACACACAAACTGCCAAGATCTGAAGGGATCCAACAAATCCGGGGACACAAACTCTCGTAGGCTCTTTGTTAGCGCAAGATCAGACGTCGTCGAGGTAGGGAAAGGCCGGAGAGACCGTAGTCCAACACGACATCGTTGCCACGATCTCAGCGATGTCGCCAGAGAAGTAAAAAGCCTAACCGAAAAAATTAGATGGACGGGTCCCCACTCCTCTTTCCGCCGACGAGGCCATCAGACGGAGAAGAGGAAGGAGACCAAAGGTGTGGTGGTGGTTGTGGCATCGGACGCATGAGTGTTTCGCCGAGCCAACAAGGGTCGGAAGCCTCCTCGTGTTGGTAAAGGCATACAGTACTCAAATCTGCTTATAGGTGGACCCTTACCAATGGTGGGTACACATTTGCATCTGCCATTAGTAATCTGGCTGCTTGCCAGGGTTCGACGCAAAAGTCATCTCCATCTCTGATATTTTGCATCAACCTAGACTAGTTGTGGGTCAAAATTTTCAGTGGTAGGCATACTCTGGCGGgaagaatatgtgtgtatccccTAGTAAGTTGGGGATAacttattgaaggaaatatgccctagaggcaataataaagttattatttatttcctcgtatcatgataaatgtttattattcatgctagaattgtattaaccggaaacataatacatgtgtgaatacatagacaaacatagtgtcactagtatgcctctacttaactagctcgttgatcaaagatggttgagtttcctagccatagacatgagttgtcatttgattaacgggatcacatcattagtagaatgatgtgattgacttgacccattttgttagcttagcacttgatcgttttaatttactgctattgctttcttcatgacttatacatgttcctatgactatgagattatgcaactcctgattaccagaggaacactttttgtgctaccaaacgtcacaatgtaactgggtgattataaaggtgctctacaggtgtctccaatggtacttattgagttggcatagatcaagaatagaatttttcactccgattgtcggagaagtatctctgggccctctcggtaatgcacatcactataagccttgcaagcaatgcaactaatgagctagttgcgggatgatgcattacagaacgagtaaagagacttgccggtaacgagattgagctaggtattgagataccgacgatcgaatcttgggcaagtaacataccgatgacaaagggaacaacgtatgttgttatgcggtttgaccgataaagatcttcgtagaatatgtaggaaccaatatgagcatccaggttccgctattggttattgaccggagacgtgtctcggtcaagtctacatagttctcgaacccgtagggtccgcacgcttaaagttctgtgacgatcggtattatgagtttatatgttttgatgtatcgaaggtagttcggagtcccagatatgatcatagacatgacgagaagtcttgaaatggtcgagacataaagattgatatattggaagcctacatttggacatcggaagagttccgggCGAAATCTGGATTTAACCGGAGTGCtagaggggttaccggaacccctcgggggttaatgggccttgttgggccctagtggagagagagagagagagaggggccggccagggcaggccacgtgcccctccccctctggtccgaattggactaggaaggaggggcgcccctttccttctccttccccccttcctttcccccttctagtaggagtaggaaagaggggagtcctagtcctactaggaggaggactcctcctcctggcacgccctacAGGGGCGGCCGATCTCCCCCCTTGCTGCTTTATATACGGTGGCAGGGTGCACCCTAGaatacacaagttgatcattgatctctcccagccgtgtgcggtgccccctccaccataatccacctcggtcataatgtagcggtgcttaggcgaagcccggCGACTGTATATTCATCaatatcgtcaccacgccgtcgtgctgacgaaactctccctcgagctctactagatcgtgagttcgcgggtcGTCACCGAGCAAGGGGggaagcttcgtgatgaacaatTCCGGTGatcaaatatagtcgtccaatatatcgatctttacgtatcgaccatttcgagactcctcgtcatgtctatgatcatatccgggaccccgaactaccttcggtacatcaaaacacaaaaactcataataccgatcgacaccgaactttaagcgtgcggaccctacgggttcgagaactatgtagacatgaccaagacatgtctccggtcaataaccaatagcggaacctggatgttcatattggctcccacatattctacgaagatctttatcggtcaaactgcataacagcatacgttgttccctttgtcatcggtatgttacttgcccgagattcgatcgtcggtatctcaatacctagttcaatctcgttaccggcaagtctctttactcgttctgtaatgcatcataccgcaactaactcattagttacaatgcgtgcaaggcttatagtgatgcgcattaccgagtgggcccagagatacctctccgacaatcggagtgacaaatcctaatcttgatctgtgtcaactcaacaagtaccatcagagacacctgtagagcacctttataatcacccagttatgtggtgacgtttggtagcacacaaagtgttgcTCCGGTAAttgggagttaca
Protein-coding sequences here:
- the LOC125510721 gene encoding 40S ribosomal protein S29, whose protein sequence is MGHSNVWNSHPKNYGPGSRVCRVCGNSHGLIRKYGLMCCRQCFRSNAKDIGFIKYR